One window of the Octopus sinensis linkage group LG9, ASM634580v1, whole genome shotgun sequence genome contains the following:
- the LOC115215793 gene encoding craniofacial development protein 2-like, with translation MCPGIIDDLRQMNDSRKTAVINTKLKRLNIDIAALQETRLAADGMLREKDYTFYWQGRPVEEARQHGVGFAVRNSLLPMVIPPSNGSERILTLNLATSTGKANIISAYAPTLYSPQEIKDRFYEELDATISQIPESEPIFLLGDFNARVGSDHGAWPDCLGRFGVGRVNENGQRLLELCSYRKLCVSNTFFMTKPHHQVSWRHPRSGHWHQLDMVITW, from the coding sequence atgtgccctggCATCATTGACGATCTACGACAGATGAACGACAGTAGGAAGACAGCAGTCATCAACACCAAATTGAAAAGGCTGAACATCGACATAGCGGCGCTGCAAGAGACCAGGCTCGCCGCAGACGGCATGCTACGGGAGAAGGACTACACCTTCTACTGGCAGGGGAGACCCGTCGAGGAGGCCCGCCAGCATGGCGTGGGGTTTGCCGTGAGGAACAGCTTGCTCCCCATGGTGATCCCTCCTTCAAATGGCTCAGAGCGCATCCTCACTCTTAACCTTGCAACATCAACGGGGAAGGCAAACATAATTAGTGCTTATGCCCCAACACTCTACTCTCCTCAGGAAATAAAAGACCGGTTCTATGAGGAGCTCGACGCCACCATCAGCCAGATACCAGAGTCAGAGCCCATCTTCCTTCTGGGCGACTTCAACGCAAGGGTGGGATCCGATCATGGGGCATGGCCAGATTGCCTTGGACGCTTTGGCGTGGGGAGGGTGAATGAGAATGGCCAGAGACTGTTGGAGCTTTGCTCTTACCGGAAACTCTGCGTTTCCAACACATTCTTCATGACTAAGCCGCATCACCAGGTCTCATGGAGGCACCCAAGGTCCGGACACTGGCACCAACTGGACATGGTCATCACCTGGTGA